In Polaromonas sp. JS666, one genomic interval encodes:
- a CDS encoding DUF2244 domain-containing protein — MRRIGCSFLGGCHVLQPTPAFRFATLPAQGSHGQGTVQWLLKRHCSVTPAQLGWLYVSLCVMSLGIAAFFWAQGATLVMPFAWLELLAVGAAFLAYARHATDGEKIVLQGERLVVELETAGRTQRAEFNREWVRIEPKDGDGSLIEVSGQGRSVRVGRHVRPELRPALAREIRCALRSC; from the coding sequence ATGCGGCGTATTGGTTGCAGTTTTTTGGGGGGTTGCCACGTGCTGCAGCCAACACCAGCGTTTCGTTTCGCCACCTTGCCCGCGCAGGGCAGTCACGGTCAGGGGACTGTGCAGTGGCTTCTCAAGCGTCACTGTTCTGTCACGCCGGCTCAACTCGGATGGCTTTATGTGTCGCTGTGCGTGATGTCGCTGGGTATCGCAGCATTTTTCTGGGCACAGGGCGCCACGCTGGTCATGCCCTTCGCGTGGCTGGAGTTATTGGCGGTGGGGGCAGCTTTTCTGGCGTATGCGCGCCATGCAACCGACGGTGAAAAAATCGTCCTGCAGGGTGAGCGGCTGGTGGTTGAGCTGGAAACGGCAGGGCGTACGCAACGAGCCGAGTTCAATCGTGAGTGGGTTCGGATCGAGCCCAAGGATGGAGACGGTTCGCTGATTGAGGTGTCCGGTCAGGGGCGGTCGGTGCGGGTGGGGCGGCATGTGCGGCCTGAATTGCGTCCCGCACTGGCCCGGGAGATACGCTGCGCGCTGCGAAGTTGTTGA
- the coxB gene encoding cytochrome c oxidase subunit II codes for MTRLGMQHAGAILASAAAWVSTAAHAVNDLPGGPAVNQLNLHPAVTKIAEEQNWLHWFMMIICLVIFVAVFAVMFYSIWKHRKSVGHKSANFHESTAVEIAWTIVPFLIVIAMALPATKVLVAQKDTTSADLTIKATGIQWKWGYDYIKGEGEGIGFVSTLDNTHREMSDQGGPKAGQAPDNYLLKVDNPLVVPVNKKIRIITTASDVIHAFMVPAFGIKQDAIPGFVRDTWFRAEKIGDYYGQCAELCGKEHAYMPIHVKVVSAQDYSAWVAVKAKEAAAKADDPTKVWTLVDLKARGEKVYAANCAACHQANGKGAGPIKPLDGAAVVLDADHAKQIQTVLNGAAGGAMPSWKALSDTDLAAVVTYTKNNWSNQTGRIVQPAQIQAARK; via the coding sequence ATGACACGGCTTGGCATGCAGCATGCAGGCGCAATTCTGGCCTCTGCGGCCGCCTGGGTCAGCACCGCCGCCCATGCCGTCAACGACCTGCCCGGTGGGCCGGCTGTCAATCAGCTCAACTTGCATCCAGCAGTCACCAAAATTGCAGAAGAGCAGAACTGGCTGCACTGGTTCATGATGATCATCTGCCTCGTGATTTTTGTCGCGGTGTTCGCTGTGATGTTCTATTCCATCTGGAAGCACCGCAAATCGGTGGGCCACAAGTCGGCCAACTTCCATGAGTCCACCGCGGTTGAAATTGCCTGGACCATCGTGCCTTTCCTCATCGTGATCGCCATGGCCTTGCCAGCCACCAAAGTGCTGGTGGCCCAAAAAGACACGACCAGCGCCGACCTCACCATCAAGGCCACGGGTATCCAGTGGAAATGGGGTTACGACTACATCAAGGGCGAAGGGGAGGGCATCGGCTTTGTCTCCACGCTCGACAACACGCATCGTGAAATGTCAGACCAGGGCGGCCCGAAAGCCGGTCAAGCGCCAGACAACTACCTGCTCAAGGTCGATAACCCGCTGGTCGTTCCGGTCAACAAGAAAATCCGTATCATCACCACGGCCAGCGACGTGATCCATGCCTTCATGGTGCCGGCATTCGGCATCAAGCAGGATGCGATTCCCGGCTTTGTGCGCGACACCTGGTTCCGTGCCGAAAAAATCGGTGACTACTATGGCCAGTGCGCCGAGTTGTGCGGCAAGGAACACGCCTACATGCCCATCCACGTGAAAGTGGTGTCCGCCCAGGATTACAGCGCCTGGGTGGCGGTCAAGGCGAAGGAAGCTGCCGCCAAGGCGGATGATCCGACCAAGGTCTGGACCCTGGTGGATCTGAAGGCCCGCGGCGAGAAGGTCTATGCGGCCAATTGCGCAGCCTGCCACCAGGCCAACGGCAAGGGCGCAGGCCCGATCAAGCCGCTGGACGGTGCCGCCGTCGTGCTGGATGCCGATCACGCCAAGCAGATCCAGACCGTACTCAACGGTGCAGCCGGTGGTGCCATGCCTTCGTGGAAGGCACTGAGCGATACCGATCTGGCCGCGGTGGTCACCTACACCAAGAACAACTGGTCCAACCAGACGGGCCGTATCGTGCAGCCTGCGCAGATCCAGGCAGCACGCAAGTAA
- the ctaD gene encoding cytochrome c oxidase subunit I, translating to MSAVLDHHDHAHDDHDHHAPTGWRRWVFATNHKDIGTLYLLFSFFMLMFGGVLALLIRAELFQPGLQLVNPELFNQLTTMHGLIMVFGAIMPAFVGFANWMIPLQIGAADMAFARMNNFSFWLMIPAGLMLATSFFMPGGAPAAGWTLYAPLTLQMGPSMDAGIFAMHILGASSIMGSINIIVTILNMRAPGMTLMKMPMFCWTWLITAYLLIAVMPVLAGAITMTLTDRHFGTSFFNPAGGGDPVMYQHIFWFFGHPEVYIMILPAFGIISQIIPAFSRKRLFGYASMVYATGSIAILSFVVWAHHMFTTGMPVTGQLFFMYSTMLIAVPTGVKVFNWIATMWKGSMTFETPMLFAVGFIFVFTIGGLTGVILSVAPIDTQLQDTYYVVAHFHYVLVAGSLYALFAGYYYWSPKWTGVMYNETRGKIHFWWSLISFNVTFFPMHFLGLAGMPRRYADYPMQFADFNAIATVGAFFFGVAQVYFFLFIVVPTMRGQGAPARQNPWVDEGGKGAEGLEWEVPSPAPFHTFETPPKLDATATRVIG from the coding sequence ATGAGTGCAGTTCTAGACCATCACGACCACGCGCATGATGACCACGACCACCATGCCCCGACGGGCTGGCGTCGTTGGGTATTCGCGACCAACCACAAGGACATTGGCACGCTGTACCTGCTGTTCAGTTTCTTCATGCTGATGTTTGGTGGCGTGCTGGCCCTGTTGATTCGCGCTGAACTGTTCCAGCCCGGCCTGCAACTGGTGAACCCTGAACTGTTCAACCAGCTCACGACCATGCACGGCCTGATCATGGTGTTCGGCGCCATCATGCCGGCCTTCGTGGGTTTCGCGAACTGGATGATTCCGCTGCAGATCGGTGCGGCCGACATGGCGTTTGCCCGCATGAACAACTTCAGCTTCTGGCTGATGATTCCTGCCGGCCTGATGCTGGCCACCTCGTTTTTCATGCCGGGCGGTGCACCCGCTGCCGGCTGGACGCTCTACGCGCCGCTGACGCTGCAGATGGGGCCGTCCATGGATGCCGGTATTTTTGCGATGCACATTCTGGGCGCTTCGTCCATCATGGGCTCGATCAACATCATCGTGACCATCCTGAACATGCGCGCACCCGGCATGACGCTGATGAAGATGCCGATGTTCTGCTGGACCTGGCTGATCACCGCCTACCTGCTGATCGCCGTGATGCCCGTGCTGGCCGGCGCCATCACCATGACGCTGACGGATCGCCACTTTGGCACCAGCTTCTTCAACCCCGCCGGCGGCGGTGACCCGGTGATGTACCAGCATATCTTCTGGTTCTTCGGCCACCCCGAGGTGTACATCATGATTCTGCCGGCCTTCGGCATCATCAGCCAGATCATCCCCGCGTTCTCGCGCAAGCGCTTGTTCGGCTACGCCTCGATGGTGTATGCCACCGGCTCCATCGCGATCCTGAGCTTTGTCGTGTGGGCGCACCACATGTTCACCACCGGCATGCCCGTGACCGGCCAGCTGTTCTTCATGTACTCGACCATGCTGATCGCGGTGCCCACCGGCGTGAAAGTGTTCAACTGGATTGCCACCATGTGGAAGGGCTCGATGACGTTCGAGACGCCCATGCTGTTTGCCGTCGGTTTCATCTTCGTGTTCACCATCGGTGGCCTGACGGGTGTGATTTTGTCGGTCGCGCCGATTGACACCCAGCTGCAGGACACGTACTACGTGGTGGCCCACTTCCACTACGTGCTGGTGGCCGGTTCGCTGTACGCCCTGTTTGCCGGTTACTACTACTGGTCGCCCAAGTGGACCGGCGTGATGTACAACGAAACCCGCGGCAAGATCCACTTCTGGTGGTCGCTGATTTCCTTTAACGTGACATTCTTCCCGATGCACTTCCTGGGCCTTGCCGGCATGCCGCGCCGCTATGCCGACTACCCGATGCAGTTTGCCGACTTCAACGCAATTGCCACCGTGGGAGCCTTCTTCTTCGGTGTGGCACAGGTGTACTTCTTCCTGTTCATCGTGGTGCCCACGATGCGCGGCCAAGGCGCACCCGCCAGGCAGAACCCCTGGGTTGACGAGGGAGGCAAAGGCGCTGAAGGCCTGGAGTGGGAAGTCCCGTCGCCAGCTCCTTTTCACACCTTTGAAACCCCTCCCAAGCTGGATGCCACGGCAACCCGCGTGATTGGTTGA
- a CDS encoding cytochrome oxidase small assembly protein: MTPDQKKSNLRLALILASVALVFFAGFMAKMIFLGH; this comes from the coding sequence ATGACACCTGACCAAAAGAAAAGCAATTTGCGGCTGGCACTGATCCTGGCTTCGGTCGCGCTCGTCTTTTTTGCGGGTTTCATGGCCAAAATGATTTTTCTGGGCCACTGA
- a CDS encoding cytochrome c oxidase assembly protein has protein sequence MRLKRENFRMVGKLGVIVLGMFAFGYALVPIYKAICEMTGINVLALSDRQIPGATPQLPANTQVDRSRTITVEFDANSRGPWHFKPAQNTLQVHPGELTTVMYEFQNVQNRTMSAQAIPSYAPAQAGAHFNKLECFCFSQYTLAPGEKKQWPVAFVIDPKLSRDVSTITLSYTFFEVGGKTPAAPATSATPQAAAAGLRTGA, from the coding sequence ATGCGGCTCAAGCGCGAGAACTTCAGGATGGTGGGCAAGCTGGGCGTTATCGTGCTCGGCATGTTCGCTTTTGGCTATGCGCTGGTGCCCATCTACAAGGCCATTTGCGAAATGACCGGCATCAACGTGCTGGCCCTTTCCGACCGGCAAATTCCGGGTGCCACGCCCCAGTTGCCGGCCAACACGCAGGTGGACCGCAGTCGGACCATCACGGTGGAGTTTGATGCCAACTCGCGCGGGCCCTGGCATTTCAAGCCGGCCCAGAACACGCTGCAGGTGCACCCCGGTGAATTGACCACGGTGATGTACGAGTTCCAGAATGTGCAGAACCGCACCATGTCGGCCCAGGCCATTCCAAGCTACGCCCCGGCCCAGGCGGGTGCTCATTTCAACAAGCTGGAGTGTTTCTGCTTCAGCCAGTACACGCTGGCACCCGGCGAGAAAAAGCAGTGGCCTGTGGCTTTCGTGATCGATCCGAAGCTGTCCAGGGACGTCAGCACCATCACGCTGTCCTACACTTTTTTTGAAGTGGGCGGCAAGACGCCCGCTGCTCCGGCCACCTCTGCCACCCCTCAGGCAGCAGCGGCTGGCCTGCGGACTGGCGCATGA
- a CDS encoding DUF2970 domain-containing protein, with amino-acid sequence MNMAGVPPKKSIWRTVKAVAWSFVGLRARGDYEEDVKNLNPIHIIVAGLVGVFVFVAALVLLVNWMVAR; translated from the coding sequence ATGAATATGGCTGGCGTTCCCCCCAAAAAATCAATCTGGCGCACCGTCAAAGCGGTCGCGTGGTCTTTTGTGGGCTTGCGGGCTCGCGGTGACTACGAAGAGGACGTCAAGAATTTAAATCCCATCCACATCATTGTGGCGGGCCTGGTGGGTGTTTTTGTATTTGTGGCGGCTTTGGTGCTGCTGGTGAACTGGATGGTTGCGCGCTAG
- a CDS encoding cytochrome c oxidase subunit 3, whose product MSSATHAGTPHYFVPSPSRHPVMAAIGLFFVILGASQWINGAGWGAWSLAFGLVWWLVTLFQWFRDAIGESESGLYGRKIDLSFRWSMSWFIFSEVMFFGAFFTALWWARSHSVPALGSLDNALLWPDFKAVWPSVAAGVTASPADIIEPFTTMTPFWLPTINTALLLSSGVTLTIAHHALRDNHRGLTIAFMWATVLLGIIFLGVQGYEYAHAYSELNLKLTSGVYGSTFYMLTGFHGFHVFVGMLMLLFITLRLQKGHFTPEKHFGFEGAAWYWHFVDVVWLGLYILVYWL is encoded by the coding sequence ATGTCATCAGCAACCCATGCGGGAACCCCACACTACTTCGTGCCCAGCCCTTCCCGGCATCCGGTGATGGCGGCCATTGGCCTGTTTTTTGTGATCCTCGGCGCCAGCCAGTGGATCAATGGCGCGGGCTGGGGTGCCTGGTCGCTGGCCTTCGGCCTGGTGTGGTGGCTTGTCACCCTTTTTCAGTGGTTCCGTGACGCCATTGGTGAAAGTGAAAGCGGCCTGTACGGCCGCAAGATCGACCTGTCGTTCCGCTGGAGCATGAGCTGGTTCATTTTTTCCGAAGTGATGTTCTTCGGTGCCTTCTTCACGGCACTCTGGTGGGCCCGCTCGCATTCAGTGCCCGCACTCGGAAGCCTTGACAACGCGCTGCTGTGGCCTGACTTCAAGGCTGTCTGGCCCAGTGTTGCCGCGGGTGTCACCGCCTCGCCTGCCGACATCATCGAGCCGTTCACCACCATGACGCCGTTCTGGTTGCCTACCATCAACACCGCGCTGCTGCTCAGTTCGGGTGTGACGCTGACCATTGCCCACCATGCCCTGCGCGATAACCATCGCGGCCTGACCATTGCCTTCATGTGGGCGACGGTGCTGTTGGGCATCATCTTCCTGGGTGTGCAGGGTTACGAGTACGCCCATGCCTATTCCGAGCTCAACCTCAAGCTCACCTCGGGCGTGTATGGCTCCACCTTTTACATGCTGACGGGCTTCCACGGTTTTCACGTGTTTGTCGGCATGCTGATGCTGCTGTTCATTACCCTGCGCCTGCAAAAAGGCCACTTCACGCCGGAAAAGCATTTCGGCTTTGAAGGTGCCGCCTGGTACTGGCACTTTGTGGACGTGGTCTGGCTGGGTCTTTACATCCTCGTTTACTGGCTGTAA
- a CDS encoding twin transmembrane helix small protein has product MTYLVALAFIAIIASLASALFFMLKDGTDGKRKTSNMARALAFRVGFSVLLFVCILIAWKMGYIQPTGIPVGK; this is encoded by the coding sequence ATGACTTATCTTGTTGCCCTGGCGTTTATCGCCATCATCGCCAGCCTGGCCTCCGCCCTCTTCTTCATGCTCAAGGACGGCACCGACGGCAAGCGCAAAACCAGCAACATGGCGCGCGCCCTGGCGTTCCGTGTCGGGTTTTCGGTCTTGCTGTTCGTGTGCATTCTCATTGCGTGGAAAATGGGCTACATACAACCAACCGGCATACCGGTCGGCAAATAA
- a CDS encoding SURF1 family protein: MTSRLHSPRFWLLTLAALLVAGSTFSLGQWQLRRAAQKEALHAAVEAKNGLSPLDNQTFFAIKDIANETHRRVSIQGVWQPAHTIYLDNRPMGGKTGFWVLTPLALQGSSQVVLVQRGWVPRDFTRRTRLPEVSTPAGLVTVEGRIAPPPSKLYEFKGEDAGRIRQNLDLNAFRVETGLPLLGVALLQTGAPGEGLLREWAAPNLGVDKHYGYAFQWFALCSLVVVLYVWFQVIHPLRVQRRAQLP, from the coding sequence ATGACATCCCGTTTGCATTCGCCCCGTTTCTGGCTACTCACGCTGGCAGCGCTGCTTGTTGCGGGGAGTACTTTTTCCCTGGGCCAATGGCAGTTGCGCCGCGCCGCCCAGAAAGAAGCGCTTCACGCTGCCGTTGAAGCCAAAAATGGACTTTCTCCGTTGGACAACCAGACCTTTTTTGCTATTAAAGATATAGCAAATGAAACGCACCGGCGAGTTTCGATTCAAGGCGTCTGGCAGCCTGCGCACACGATTTACCTGGACAATCGGCCCATGGGCGGCAAGACGGGTTTCTGGGTGCTGACGCCGCTGGCATTGCAAGGCAGCAGCCAGGTGGTGTTGGTCCAGCGTGGCTGGGTGCCGCGCGATTTCACCCGCCGCACGCGGCTGCCGGAAGTCTCGACGCCGGCGGGGCTGGTGACCGTCGAGGGCCGTATTGCCCCGCCGCCGTCCAAGCTATACGAGTTCAAGGGCGAGGATGCGGGCCGCATCCGGCAAAATCTGGACCTGAACGCGTTTCGTGTTGAAACGGGTTTGCCACTGCTCGGTGTCGCGTTGCTGCAGACCGGCGCGCCGGGTGAGGGCCTGCTGCGCGAATGGGCGGCGCCCAACCTGGGGGTCGATAAACACTACGGCTATGCTTTCCAGTGGTTCGCGCTGTGCAGCCTGGTGGTCGTCCTGTATGTCTGGTTTCAAGTGATTCATCCCCTGCGCGTCCAACGCCGCGCCCAACTGCCCTGA
- a CDS encoding COX15/CtaA family protein encodes MSTQDLYNLSPALRLMIMGLVVALGPLAWVWLHHKQAPVSRRLRVLTLVTLFLTFDLVIFGAFTRLTDSGLGCPDWPGCYGSASPVGAQMHIEAAQSAMPTGPVTHTKAWIEMIHRYLATGVGVLILTLAIVSWLERERAHISPAWPTVTLLWVCLQGAFGALTVTMKLFPAIVTLHLLGGLILLGLLRAQSVRYAQAQGASPIVELSAGTRLFVFAAFALLWLQIALGGWVSTNYAVLACTDFPSCQNSLWPAMDFSQGFTLWRELGAGHDGANISFQALTAIHYAHRLAAYAVFAVLMLLAARLYRVPALRPDACWLGGLTLLQAATGLSNVVLGWPLVAAVAHTGGAAALVVVLTGIVFSSRSIPSAVHASKWKASRLSA; translated from the coding sequence ATGAGCACGCAAGACCTCTATAACCTGAGCCCCGCGCTGCGCCTGATGATCATGGGCCTGGTGGTCGCGCTCGGCCCGCTGGCCTGGGTCTGGCTGCACCACAAACAGGCGCCGGTTTCGCGGCGCCTGCGCGTGCTGACCCTGGTCACGTTGTTCCTGACCTTTGACCTGGTGATTTTTGGTGCCTTCACCCGCCTGACAGATTCCGGCCTGGGCTGCCCAGACTGGCCGGGTTGCTACGGCAGTGCCAGCCCGGTGGGCGCGCAAATGCATATCGAGGCCGCGCAGAGCGCCATGCCCACGGGCCCGGTCACCCATACCAAGGCCTGGATCGAAATGATTCACCGCTATCTGGCCACCGGTGTGGGCGTGCTGATCCTCACGCTTGCCATCGTCAGCTGGCTGGAACGCGAGCGGGCGCATATCTCGCCAGCGTGGCCCACGGTGACATTGCTGTGGGTGTGCCTGCAAGGCGCGTTCGGCGCGCTCACCGTCACGATGAAACTGTTTCCGGCCATCGTCACACTGCACCTGCTCGGCGGCCTGATTTTGCTGGGGCTGCTGCGCGCGCAGTCGGTGCGTTATGCGCAGGCGCAAGGGGCTTCCCCGATCGTCGAGCTGAGCGCGGGTACCCGGCTTTTTGTTTTCGCCGCGTTCGCTCTGCTGTGGCTGCAGATCGCCCTGGGGGGCTGGGTCAGCACCAACTACGCGGTGCTTGCCTGCACGGACTTCCCGAGCTGCCAGAACTCGCTGTGGCCCGCGATGGATTTCAGCCAGGGATTCACGCTCTGGCGCGAACTGGGCGCCGGCCATGACGGCGCCAATATCAGCTTTCAGGCACTCACCGCCATCCATTACGCGCACCGTCTGGCCGCCTATGCGGTGTTTGCCGTGCTGATGCTGCTGGCCGCCAGGCTTTACCGCGTGCCAGCCCTGCGTCCTGATGCGTGCTGGCTGGGCGGCCTCACCCTGCTGCAGGCGGCCACGGGCCTGAGCAACGTCGTGCTGGGCTGGCCGCTGGTGGCCGCGGTGGCGCACACCGGCGGCGCCGCAGCGCTGGTGGTGGTGCTCACCGGCATCGTTTTTTCCAGCCGCAGCATCCCCAGCGCAGTCCATGCGTCAAAATGGAAAGCTTCGAGATTGTCCGCATGA
- the cyoE gene encoding heme o synthase, with translation MNPSNPAASAPHSRAPSRFAQFYALTKPRVVQLIVFCALIGMVLAVPHVPTWPEVKLALIACAGIWLVAGAAAAFNCIVEQRIDARMRRTAWRPTAKGELSNPLTLAFSAALCAAGSVILYVWVNPLTMWLTFATFVGYAVVYTVILKPLTPQNIVIGGASGAMPPVLGWAAMTGTVGPEALILFLIIFLWTPPHFWALALYRVEDYRKSGLPMLPVTHGNEFTRLQVFLYTLVLFAACLMPFVFKMSGWLYLVVAVVLSVGFSWHAWRLWRSYSDALARKTFRFSLIHLSVLFAALLLDHYLV, from the coding sequence ATGAACCCCAGCAACCCTGCCGCTTCGGCCCCCCATTCCCGCGCACCGTCCAGGTTCGCCCAGTTCTACGCGCTGACCAAGCCGCGCGTGGTGCAGCTCATTGTGTTCTGCGCGTTGATCGGCATGGTGCTGGCCGTCCCCCACGTCCCGACCTGGCCCGAGGTCAAGCTGGCCCTGATTGCCTGTGCCGGCATCTGGCTGGTGGCGGGAGCCGCGGCGGCCTTCAACTGCATCGTCGAGCAGCGGATCGACGCCAGGATGCGGCGTACGGCCTGGCGCCCCACGGCCAAAGGCGAGCTCAGCAACCCCCTGACCCTGGCCTTCTCAGCCGCCCTGTGCGCCGCCGGCTCGGTGATTCTGTATGTGTGGGTCAACCCGCTCACCATGTGGCTGACCTTTGCCACCTTTGTCGGCTATGCGGTGGTCTACACCGTGATCCTCAAGCCGCTCACGCCGCAAAACATCGTGATCGGGGGCGCCTCGGGTGCCATGCCGCCGGTGCTGGGCTGGGCGGCCATGACGGGCACCGTGGGACCGGAGGCGCTCATCCTCTTCCTGATCATTTTCCTCTGGACCCCCCCGCATTTCTGGGCGCTGGCGTTGTACCGCGTCGAGGACTACCGCAAGTCGGGCTTGCCCATGCTGCCCGTCACGCATGGCAACGAGTTCACGCGGCTGCAGGTGTTTTTGTACACGCTGGTACTGTTTGCCGCCTGCCTGATGCCCTTTGTTTTCAAGATGAGCGGCTGGCTCTATCTCGTGGTGGCCGTGGTGCTCAGCGTGGGCTTCAGCTGGCATGCGTGGCGCCTGTGGCGCAGCTACTCGGACGCCCTGGCGCGCAAGACCTTCCGCTTTTCGCTGATCCATCTCTCGGTGTTATTCGCAGCCCTGCTGCTGGACCATTACCTCGTATGA
- a CDS encoding SCO family protein, whose product MKSLTLPPSRRLALQTIAGTGLLAITAGLLTACAPDKPQFKSIDLTGADYAQGFTLADHNGQVRTLKDFAGKVVVVFFGYTQCPDVCPTSMAELAQVKQQLGPDGDKLQAIFITMDPERDTAELLKAYMANFDPTFLALRPTMAQLPEVARDFKVYYKKVDGKTPGSYTLDHSAGSYVFDSKGRIRLYNRYGGGPEALASDIRLLLKNT is encoded by the coding sequence ATGAAATCTCTCACCCTGCCACCCAGCCGCCGGCTCGCCCTTCAAACCATCGCTGGTACCGGCTTGCTGGCAATCACGGCGGGTCTCCTGACGGCCTGCGCGCCCGACAAGCCCCAGTTCAAGAGCATTGACCTGACCGGCGCCGATTACGCGCAGGGCTTTACGCTGGCCGACCACAACGGCCAGGTGCGCACGCTGAAAGACTTTGCCGGCAAGGTGGTGGTGGTATTTTTTGGTTATACCCAATGCCCCGATGTGTGCCCGACCTCCATGGCCGAACTGGCCCAGGTCAAGCAGCAGCTGGGCCCCGATGGCGACAAGCTGCAGGCCATCTTCATCACAATGGACCCGGAGCGGGACACGGCCGAATTGCTCAAGGCCTACATGGCCAATTTTGACCCGACCTTTCTGGCGCTGCGGCCTACCATGGCCCAGCTGCCCGAAGTTGCCAGGGACTTCAAGGTCTATTACAAAAAGGTCGATGGCAAAACGCCGGGCAGCTACACCCTGGACCATTCCGCGGGCAGCTACGTTTTTGACAGCAAGGGCCGCATCCGGCTGTACAACCGCTATGGTGGCGGCCCCGAGGCCCTGGCTTCCGACATCCGCCTGCTGCTCAAAAATACCTGA
- the rpoH gene encoding RNA polymerase sigma factor RpoH, with product MSYALSPQALTGALAVPVPRAGAVATVNPWSLVPPLGNLDAYISAVNRLPMLTLEQEQEFAKKLKENNDLDSAGKLVLSHLRLVVSISRKYLGYGLPHGDLIQEGNIGLMKAVKRFDPEQNVRLVSYAMHWIKAEIHEYILKNWRMVKVATTKAQRKLFFNLRSMKQGFKDDADVATHRDTLTEGQIDSMAKTLNVKREEVIEMEQRMSGGDVLLDPSPSDDGEDAFGPIAYLADATQEPTALMESRQRDSLASDGISAALQELDPRSRRIVEERWLKVNDDGSGGMTLHDLADEYQVSAERIRQIEVSAMKKMKKVLAAYA from the coding sequence GTGTCATACGCTCTTTCCCCCCAGGCCCTGACGGGCGCCCTTGCTGTACCCGTGCCCCGCGCCGGTGCTGTGGCCACCGTCAACCCCTGGTCGCTGGTACCTCCGCTGGGCAACCTGGATGCCTACATTTCGGCGGTCAACCGTCTGCCCATGCTCACTTTGGAGCAGGAGCAGGAATTTGCCAAAAAGCTCAAAGAAAACAACGATCTCGACTCGGCCGGTAAGTTAGTGCTCTCTCACTTACGCCTGGTGGTGTCGATTTCCCGCAAATACCTGGGTTACGGGCTGCCGCATGGCGACCTGATCCAGGAGGGCAATATCGGCCTGATGAAGGCGGTCAAGCGCTTTGACCCGGAACAGAACGTGCGGCTGGTGAGCTATGCCATGCACTGGATCAAGGCCGAGATTCACGAGTACATCCTGAAAAACTGGCGCATGGTCAAGGTGGCCACCACCAAAGCCCAGCGCAAGCTGTTCTTCAACCTGCGCTCGATGAAACAGGGCTTCAAGGACGACGCCGATGTGGCGACGCACCGCGACACGCTGACCGAAGGCCAGATTGACTCGATGGCCAAAACACTGAACGTCAAGCGCGAGGAAGTCATCGAGATGGAGCAGCGCATGTCGGGCGGCGACGTGCTGCTGGACCCGAGCCCGAGCGACGACGGCGAAGACGCCTTTGGGCCGATTGCCTACCTGGCCGATGCCACGCAAGAGCCGACCGCCCTGATGGAATCCCGCCAGCGCGACAGCCTGGCTTCAGACGGCATCAGCGCCGCGCTGCAAGAGCTGGATCCACGTTCGCGCCGCATTGTGGAAGAGCGCTGGCTCAAGGTCAACGACGATGGCTCGGGTGGCATGACGCTGCACGACCTGGCGGACGAGTACCAGGTCAGCGCCGAACGGATTCGCCAGATTGAAGTCTCGGCAATGAAGAAAATGAAAAAGGTGCTGGCGGCCTACGCCTGA